ATGCGCGGTGATCGTCAGCGGCGGCGATGCGCAGCAGCGCGGCGTTGCTGAAGCAGTCGTCTATGCCGCCTACCTGGAGCAGCTGGGAGTGGACAAGGCCGATCTCATGCTGGAGACGAGCAGTAGGAATACCTGGCAGAATGCGCAGTTCAGCGCGCCTTTGCTAAAGCCCTATGCGGGCGACGTGGTGCTCGTGACATCGGGCATCCATATGCGCCGCAGCCTGCTTTATTTTTCGCACTTTGGCATTGAAGCCAAACCTGTGCGGGCTGACTATCTTGCTGGCAAGGGCAACTGGTTTCCCGTCGCCTATAACTTCTGGGTAACCGACCTGGCGCTCAGCGAGTACATCGGCGTATGGCGCTATCATGCCTATAACCTGCTGGGCTGGAATGCGCCGGCCGTCAAGGCAACGCTTCATTGATACCGCGACGCTCAATCGCCAGGGCAATCAGACAATAAGGAAAATTCAGATGGACCGCTTGCAATCCATGCGCGTATTTGCAAAAGTGGTGGAGCAGGGCAGCTTTGTCGCTGCCGCCCAGGTGCTGGACATGTCGAACGCGGTCGTCACGCGCCTGGTCGCCGATCTTGAAAATCATCTCGGAATCCGCCTGCTACACCGTTCGACCCGCCGCATGGCCTTGACCGAGCCGGGCCAGGCCTACCTGGAGCGGGTGCGCCAGATCCTCGATGAAATCGACGAGGCCGAGGCCGCCGCCTCGGTGCTGTCGACCAATCCTGCCGGCACCTTGCATATCTATTCGCAGATCGGCTTCGGCCAGACCCAGCTGGCGCGCTTGTTGCCGCTGTACTCGAAGCAGTATCCGGATGTCCAGCTGGACGTGACGCTGTCGGACCGCACCGCCGATCTGATCGAAGAAGGTTTCGATGTCGGGATCTTCTCGGTCAACCAGAAGTTCGACGTCAGCATGGTGGCGCGTCAGCTTGGCATCGCTGAAGTACTGCTGTGCGCTTCGCCGGCTTATATTGCCGAGCACGGCGCGCCGCAGACGCCGGAGGATCTGGCGCGGCACGCCTGCCTGAATTTTTCGCTGGAACACTTGCGCCATCACTGGACTTTCCAGTCTGCGGAAGGCACCTCGGTGATCCCGATTGCCAGCAAGGTGATGTCGAATAACACGGAACTGTTGCGCCATTGCCTGCTGGCAGGGATGGGCATCGCCATGCGCAGCTCCTACACGTTGGGCGACGACATGGCGGCGGGCCGGGTAGTGCGGGTGTTGCCGGATCATCAGATCAATAAGGTAGCGGTGCGCCTGGTGTACCCGAGCCGGCGGCTGCTGTCGGCCAAGGTGCGCAGCTTTGTCGACTTCATGATGGCGCAGTTCCCGCATCCGGATTGCGATCCCTGGCTGGTGTCCTGAGCAGGCGGCGCTTCAGCTGTTGGTGAGCCGCCGCAGCAGATTGCCTTCCTGCTGCCAAAGGCGGCGCTCTTCGCTGCTCTGGGCTTCGCTCTGCAATTCTTCCACGCTCTTGCTCATCTGCGCCAGCAGGATGCGCTCGGCCAGGCGCAAATCCATTTCCACCGGGGCCAGGAAAGTCACGACATCGCCACGCTGGATCAGCAAGGTAGGAAAATTATCGATATCCAGATCGCCGACCAGTTCTGCCTGGTCTTCGATATCGATCCAGGCAAACTGCACTTGCGGATGGCGTTGCGCCAGCGCCGTGAAGTTCGCGAAGTATTCCCGGCAACTGCCGCACCAGGCGGCGCACAGGCAAGCCACCACCCAGCCGTCTTCGCTGAGGATATCGGCGAGCTGTGAGTGATTGTGGTGGTCGAGAGTCAGGATCCGCATACGCGGTATTTTACCGTGACTGCGCCTGATTCTGGTTGAATAGCGATCCGGGCCGCGTCCGGCGCGGTAAAATACTGCCCATGCAGACCATTCTTGCCATCGAAACATCTACCGAACTGGCCTCCGCCGCCTTATTGCGCGGCGGCCAGGTGATTACCCGCGAATCGGCGGGCGTTCAAACCCATTCCCTCGCCATCCTGCCGATGGTGCAAAGCTTGCTGGCTGAAGCCGGCATCAGCCTGGCGCAGTGCGACGCGCTGGCGTTCGGCGTCGGTCCCGGTTCGTTCACCGGCGTGCGCACCGCCTGCGGCATCGTCCAGGGCCTGGCGTTCGGCGCCGACCTGCCGGTGCTGCCGGTGGTGACCCTGGCCGCCATGGCGCAGGCCTGCCGCGATCTCAACGGCGCCGACGACGTGCTGGCGGTGCTGGATGCGCGCATGGGCGAGGTCTATTGGGCGCAGTACCGCTTTGCCGACGCTCATTGGCAAGTTATTGTCGAGCCGACCTTGTCGGCGCCGGCAGCCGTGCTGCCGCTGCCTTTGAATCCCGGCGCAAAGGCTTTGCAGGCCTGCGGCAACGGTTTGTCGGCATATGCCGAGGCGTTTGCGGCGGCGCCGTTTGGCGCAGCGAGTTTGCCGGACGTGATGCCGAATGCGCGCCAGATCGCTGCTTTGGGCAGCAGCGCTTTTTCTCAAGGAAAAGGCTTGAATGCGGTAGAAGCCCAGCCCTTGTATTTACGTAACAAAGTCGCACTCACTACCGCCGAGCGCGCGGCCAAGGCGCAGCCATGAACGCCAGCG
The sequence above is a segment of the Collimonas sp. PA-H2 genome. Coding sequences within it:
- a CDS encoding thioredoxin family protein — its product is MRILTLDHHNHSQLADILSEDGWVVACLCAAWCGSCREYFANFTALAQRHPQVQFAWIDIEDQAELVGDLDIDNFPTLLIQRGDVVTFLAPVEMDLRLAERILLAQMSKSVEELQSEAQSSEERRLWQQEGNLLRRLTNS
- the tsaB gene encoding tRNA (adenosine(37)-N6)-threonylcarbamoyltransferase complex dimerization subunit type 1 TsaB; translated protein: MQTILAIETSTELASAALLRGGQVITRESAGVQTHSLAILPMVQSLLAEAGISLAQCDALAFGVGPGSFTGVRTACGIVQGLAFGADLPVLPVVTLAAMAQACRDLNGADDVLAVLDARMGEVYWAQYRFADAHWQVIVEPTLSAPAAVLPLPLNPGAKALQACGNGLSAYAEAFAAAPFGAASLPDVMPNARQIAALGSSAFSQGKGLNAVEAQPLYLRNKVALTTAERAAKAQP
- a CDS encoding YdcF family protein, which translates into the protein MTFIVLFLLVATASILTLIQWRRLGRLLYALALLLFIAIGVGILPKYLLSDLQTPYLASAAVADMRWGARNAIVLLGAGTEPAGDKVEAGTFAHGRVARTAALYAACRKAATQCAVIVSGGDAQQRGVAEAVVYAAYLEQLGVDKADLMLETSSRNTWQNAQFSAPLLKPYAGDVVLVTSGIHMRRSLLYFSHFGIEAKPVRADYLAGKGNWFPVAYNFWVTDLALSEYIGVWRYHAYNLLGWNAPAVKATLH
- a CDS encoding LysR family transcriptional regulator, producing MDRLQSMRVFAKVVEQGSFVAAAQVLDMSNAVVTRLVADLENHLGIRLLHRSTRRMALTEPGQAYLERVRQILDEIDEAEAAASVLSTNPAGTLHIYSQIGFGQTQLARLLPLYSKQYPDVQLDVTLSDRTADLIEEGFDVGIFSVNQKFDVSMVARQLGIAEVLLCASPAYIAEHGAPQTPEDLARHACLNFSLEHLRHHWTFQSAEGTSVIPIASKVMSNNTELLRHCLLAGMGIAMRSSYTLGDDMAAGRVVRVLPDHQINKVAVRLVYPSRRLLSAKVRSFVDFMMAQFPHPDCDPWLVS